In Lachnospiraceae bacterium, the DNA window AGCCAACCTTCACCGTCTTTCACTGCTTCTTCGGCTTCCTGTAGCTTCATCAGAAGCTTTTTTTCTGCACGGTCACGCTCATAATCTTCAAAATCCATAACTACAAAACGTCCTCTGCCATTCTTGGTCAAATATACCGGTTCTCCTTTATGACAGTTTTTCAAAACTTCATTATAATTTCTCAAATCAGACACTGGTAAAATATTTGCCATATTCTTTCAGCTCCTTTCTTTGACTTCATGTTGTTTCTACTACTTTTATTATACACAAAAAGCTGTAAAATTCAACGTGAATTTTTACAGCTTAAAAGTGTTCTCATTCCGAATATTTTTATTATGGTAATATATCGCAGATTAACCAATTCACTTAAAATGTATCTACTTGCATTACTTAAGCCGTTTTCCAATTAATCTATTATCGATATTTTCTATTTGAATCCATTGATAAAAATAATCCCTAACACCTGTTGAATGATCGATCACAATAAACGTCTTGTCTTTTTCTCTTATTCAAACTCCAGACAGACAGTACGGAGTATTAGCAAAAATCGTTGATTTTAAGCCATTTTAAGGCAATATAAAAAGCTATAAAGCAATATAAAAAAATGAAAAAATGCAATTATAATGCAATGAAGTACATTTGATATTTTATTATTCAGTGTGAATGACAAATCCTCAATATCTTAAATTTTATAGTTTAGGGAACGTCAAAATTGATGTTCCTTTTCTATTTCTAGACGTTCAATAATGAGCGTCTATTTTTTTACCCAAAATGAAAGGAGGGTTTATTTTTATGAAAAAGATTATGAATCACTTGCTTGCCGGCGTGCTTAGTCTTGCTGCGATGTTTACAACACTACTCGTTTCACAGGTTCAAGCAGCAGAAAAACAGTATTGGACAGAATCAGCGGAGCGAGTGGGAATAATTGAAAAAGTTATGAATGATGGCAGTATCGATTCAACATTCAATGAGGGCATGATGAAAGTTGAGGGTGAAACTGCCTACTGTGTGGATATTAACACAAACTTCCAAAATGGATACAAAACACGAGCTGATGCAAGCACCCGTATGCGTGCCGATCAGATAACTGACGTTGCCCTTTCTTTGGAATACGTCAAGCTATATGCCGACAGTCATAAAGGATTGAATTATAAACAAGTCTACTTATTAGAACAATGTGTTGTCTGGCAGCGTTTAAGTGTCCACTTAGGCTGGAACTGCGATAATGTACGAACTTCTTAATGATGAAATTTCCAAAGCGGTACAGAATGAGGTATATGCTGGAGCAAAGGCTTTTGTAAAAGAAAACAAAGGACGCTATGACTGCGGAGGATATATTTATTCTGGACAAGGACAGGAATTAGGTCAGTTCTGGGCGAAACTGGCGGTCGGTAATGCGACACTTCAAAAAACGTCCTCCAATACCGACATTACCAGCGGCAATGAGCTTTACTCTATCGCTGGTGCGACTTATGGTGTCTATTCTGATAAAGGCTGCACGAAACAGCTTGCCACCCTTACGACAAATTCTAACGGGAACACCGAAACTGTGGAGGTAAGAGCTGGTACGGTCTACATCAAAGAGCTGTCTGCTCCTGCTGGATATAAAGTTGATGATACCGTTTATCCACTGACGGTCAAGACTGGTGAAACTTCTACTTTAAAAGTGAGTGATACCCCAAAGGTTATAGAAACCTTGATTGAGCTTTTCAAGATTGACATGGAAACTGGGAAATCCACTGCACAGGGTAACGCTTCTTTAGAGGGTGCGGAGTTTACATGGAATTTCTACGCTGGTTACTACAACAAAAATAATCTCCCTGCTGCTCCGACAAGAACGTGGACAACAAAAACTGTTGCAGAAACAGGTAGTGACGGTTTGGTTCATTACGTCACAAAGCTGGCAGATAATTATAAAGTATCTGGTGACAGTTTCTACACACAAAACGGTGTGCCATGCTTACCGCTTGGAACTATCACGGTAGAAGAAAGCAAGTCACCAACAGGCTATCTGTTAGATGGTGCATATATGCAGGCTGATGGGAGCGAAGAACAAATCAAAGGTATGTATCTGACACAAATTACCGAAGATGGCAACCTTGCTGTACTGACTGGTAGCAACCAGTATTCTGTATCGGATAAAATTATCCGTGGCGGTGTAAAAATCCAGAAACGTGACCTTGAAACAAAGGATACAAAACCACAAGGCGGTGCAACTTTCAAGGATACCGCTTTTGAAATTATTTCCCTAAATGAAAATGCAGTGCTGGTTGATGGAAAACTGTATCAGAAAAATGAAGTGGTAAAGACCATTCATACAGGCATTGACGGTATCGCTTCTACTTCTACGGATACATTACCTTACGGAAAATACCGCATGGAAGAAAGCAAATCACCAAATGGTTACTTGACAGACGGTGCAAAACCGATTGATTTTACCATTACAGAAGATAAAAAAGTCGTGGATTTAACAGATGAATCACACTCTATCTACAATCAGATTAAACGTGGTGACATTGAGAGCATAAAAATTGGAGCTGGCACACACAAGCGTCTTGCGAATGTTCCGTTTCGGATCACTAGCAAGACAACAGGTGAGAGCCACGTTATTGTCACTGATAAAAACGGTCAATTCTCCACTGCGTCTGACTGGGTATCCCACAAACAAAATACCAATGAAGGGAAAAACAGTGAGGACGGTATCTGGTTTGGAACTTCTGAACCAGATGACAGCAAAGGTGCATTGCTCTATGATACCTATGAGATTGAGGAACTACGCTGCGACAGCAACAAAGGCTTAAAGCTCATTCCTCCATTTGAGATTATCGTGTCCAGAAATAACACTGTCATTGACTTAGGCACTCTGACTGATGAATACGAAAAAGAAATCTCTATCCATACCACTGCGACCAGCAAGGACGGGGAAAAAGTCATTGAAGCTGGTAAAGATGTGACTATCGTTGATACGGTCACTTTAGATGGTTTGGAAGTGGGTACAAAATATCAGCTTAAAGGTTGGCAGATGGTAAAAGAGGAAAATG includes these proteins:
- a CDS encoding type II toxin-antitoxin system prevent-host-death family antitoxin gives rise to the protein MANILPVSDLRNYNEVLKNCHKGEPVYLTKNGRGRFVVMDFEDYERDRAEKKLLMKLQEAEEAVKDGEGWLNLDELKALVGE